From a region of the Pseudomonadota bacterium genome:
- a CDS encoding iron ABC transporter permease, translated as MNRIALSDLHGASRSAGAPYLRDGWTLATVAIAAVLALPIATIIAFLFVPAGDVWDHLLHTVLQDYVVNSVALMLGVAIGTGVIGVTGAWLVTMCRFPGRHVFEWALLLPLAMPAYIIAYTYTGLFDFAGPVQQTLRVWTGWGYGDYWFPEIRTLGGAMAMLTLVLYPYVYLLARAAFLEQSVHALDAARMLGCGPWRSFFLVALPAARPAVIAGMTLAQMETLADYGTVQYFGVSTFTTGIFRTWFGLGNSAAAAQLSALLMFFVFALILLELWARRRQRYHHTGSRSHPLPRYHLAPGRAALAFAACALPLGLGFVLPFGQLLVWTIRTAETTVDQQFVGLVINTVLLAATAALLALAIALVMAYGKRLRGGLAIASAVRLAGMGYAIPGTVIAVGVLLPFGWFDNTLDGWLRAQFGFSSGLLLSGTLFALLFAYVVRFLSVALQTVDSGLGKVRRTMDETARTLGYRPGEVLRFVHMPMIRGSLLTAVLLVFVDVMKELPATLILRPFNFNTLAVRAFELASDERLMESSSAAVAIVAAGIVPVILLSHSIARSRKHAS; from the coding sequence ATGAATCGTATCGCCCTATCCGATCTTCACGGCGCATCGCGCAGCGCAGGTGCGCCGTATCTTCGCGACGGCTGGACACTGGCCACTGTCGCCATCGCTGCCGTGCTGGCATTGCCCATCGCGACGATCATCGCTTTTCTCTTTGTTCCGGCCGGCGATGTGTGGGATCACCTGCTGCATACCGTGCTTCAGGACTACGTCGTCAACTCCGTGGCGCTGATGCTGGGAGTGGCAATCGGTACCGGCGTCATTGGCGTCACCGGCGCCTGGCTGGTGACGATGTGCCGGTTCCCGGGCCGCCACGTTTTTGAGTGGGCGTTGCTCCTGCCATTGGCGATGCCCGCCTACATCATTGCCTACACCTATACCGGACTGTTCGATTTTGCCGGCCCGGTGCAGCAGACACTGCGTGTTTGGACGGGTTGGGGCTACGGCGACTACTGGTTTCCGGAGATCCGTACCCTCGGCGGTGCGATGGCGATGCTGACGCTGGTGCTCTATCCCTACGTCTATCTGCTGGCGCGCGCCGCCTTTCTCGAGCAGTCGGTACACGCGCTGGATGCGGCGCGCATGCTGGGCTGCGGACCCTGGCGCAGCTTTTTTCTGGTCGCGCTGCCGGCAGCGCGACCGGCGGTGATCGCCGGAATGACCCTGGCGCAGATGGAGACTCTGGCCGACTACGGCACGGTCCAGTATTTCGGTGTCAGCACGTTCACCACCGGTATCTTTCGTACCTGGTTTGGTCTCGGCAACAGCGCCGCAGCGGCACAGCTCTCGGCCCTGCTGATGTTCTTCGTCTTTGCGCTTATTCTGCTCGAACTGTGGGCGCGCCGTCGCCAGCGCTACCACCATACCGGCAGTCGCTCCCATCCACTGCCGAGGTATCACCTGGCGCCGGGGCGCGCGGCGCTGGCATTCGCGGCCTGTGCATTGCCGCTCGGACTTGGTTTCGTGCTGCCGTTCGGCCAGCTTCTGGTATGGACAATCAGAACGGCTGAGACCACCGTTGATCAGCAGTTCGTGGGGCTGGTGATCAACACGGTCTTGCTGGCCGCAACCGCTGCATTACTCGCCTTGGCAATCGCCCTGGTGATGGCCTACGGCAAGCGTTTGCGGGGCGGATTGGCGATTGCCAGCGCGGTGCGCCTGGCGGGCATGGGCTACGCCATTCCCGGCACGGTGATCGCGGTCGGTGTCCTGCTGCCCTTTGGATGGTTCGACAATACGCTCGACGGCTGGCTCCGCGCGCAGTTCGGGTTCTCCAGCGGGCTGCTGTTGAGCGGAACGCTGTTTGCGCTGCTCTTTGCCTACGTGGTGCGCTTCCTGTCCGTAGCGCTGCAGACGGTGGATTCCGGACTGGGCAAGGTGCGCCGCACCATGGACGAGACGGCGCGCACGCTGGGTTATCGCCCCGGCGAGGTGCTGCGCTTCGTGCACATGCCGATGATCCGCGGCAGTCTGCTCACGGCGGTGTTGCTGGTTTTCGTCGATGTCATGAAGGAGTTGCCTGCGACGCTGATTCTGCGTCCGTTCAATTTCAATACCCTGGCGGTGCGTGCCTTCGAGCTGGCCTCGGATGAGCGGTTGATGGAGTCATCCTCCGCGGCAGTGGCCATCGTGGCGGCCGGCATCGTACCCGTTATTCTGTTGAGTCATTCCATCGCCCGTTCGCGAAAACACGCTAGCTGA
- the gcvT gene encoding glycine cleavage system aminomethyltransferase GcvT, translating to MGNHTPLYPNHLAAGGKIVDFAGWEMPLHYGSQLEEHHQVRRAAGMFDVSHMTVIDLSGARTQAFLQYLLANDVAKLKDSGKAIYSCMLLESGGVIDDLIVYYFDPETYRMVVNAATRDKDLAWITRHAAAFGVTVQERDDLAMIAVQGPQARDKVGQVIAAGLRDPIAALKPFFAEGSGDWLVARTGYTGEDGYEVMVPAAEAGGFWESLRQAGVAPCGLGARDTLRLEAGMNLYGTDMDESVSPLESGLGWTVAWEPTNRDFIGRQALAQQKTAGGLRRLVGLLLEDRGVLRNHLKVRLADGSAGEITSGGFSPSLGRAIALARVPATIGSECEVEVRGKWLRARVVKAPFVRGGQSCIDGLMVT from the coding sequence ATGGGCAACCATACGCCGCTTTATCCCAATCATCTTGCAGCGGGCGGCAAGATCGTCGATTTCGCCGGTTGGGAGATGCCACTGCACTACGGGTCGCAGTTGGAGGAGCATCACCAGGTGCGTCGTGCAGCGGGCATGTTCGACGTCTCCCATATGACGGTGATCGATCTCAGCGGGGCGCGCACCCAGGCGTTCCTGCAGTACCTGCTGGCCAACGATGTGGCCAAGCTCAAAGATTCCGGTAAGGCGATCTACAGCTGCATGCTGCTCGAGTCGGGCGGCGTGATCGACGATCTGATCGTTTATTACTTTGATCCCGAAACCTACCGCATGGTCGTCAACGCCGCCACGCGCGACAAGGATCTGGCGTGGATCACTCGCCATGCCGCCGCGTTTGGCGTTACGGTGCAAGAACGCGATGACCTGGCGATGATCGCCGTGCAGGGTCCCCAGGCGCGCGATAAGGTGGGTCAGGTGATCGCCGCGGGGTTGCGCGATCCGATCGCCGCCCTGAAACCCTTCTTCGCCGAGGGCTCCGGAGATTGGCTGGTGGCGCGCACCGGCTACACGGGTGAAGATGGCTACGAGGTGATGGTGCCGGCGGCGGAGGCCGGCGGGTTTTGGGAATCGCTACGCCAAGCGGGCGTTGCGCCCTGCGGCCTGGGTGCACGCGATACCCTGCGCCTCGAAGCAGGTATGAACCTCTACGGCACCGATATGGATGAGAGCGTCAGCCCGTTGGAGTCGGGCCTGGGCTGGACCGTGGCCTGGGAGCCGACGAACCGTGATTTCATCGGTCGCCAGGCATTGGCACAGCAGAAAACGGCCGGTGGCCTGCGCCGGTTGGTCGGCCTGCTGCTGGAAGATCGCGGCGTGTTGCGCAATCACCTCAAGGTGCGGTTGGCGGACGGCAGCGCGGGCGAAATCACCAGCGGCGGCTTCTCGCCCAGCCTGGGGCGCGCCATCGCGCTGGCCCGTGTGCCGGCCACGATCGGTAGCGAATGCGAGGTCGAGGTGCGTGGCAAATGGTTGCGGGCACGGGTGGTAAAAGCGCCTTTCGTGCGCGGTGGCCAATCCTGCATCGACGGCCTGATGGTCACCTGA
- the gcvH gene encoding glycine cleavage system protein GcvH gives MSNVPAELKYAKSHEWVRDNGDGTVTVGISDHAQEQLGDLVFVELPEIGRAVKAGEECVVIESVKAAADVYSPLAGEVCEVNANLEGAPELINGDAYGDGWIFRLTGVAAGDLAGLMDADAYSAQLAAEE, from the coding sequence ATGAGTAATGTGCCAGCCGAGTTGAAGTACGCCAAGAGCCACGAATGGGTGCGTGACAATGGCGATGGAACCGTCACGGTGGGAATCAGCGATCACGCTCAGGAACAGCTCGGCGATCTGGTCTTCGTCGAGCTGCCGGAGATCGGTCGTGCGGTGAAGGCAGGCGAGGAGTGTGTGGTGATCGAGTCGGTCAAGGCCGCGGCGGATGTCTACAGCCCGCTGGCGGGCGAGGTGTGCGAGGTCAACGCCAATCTGGAGGGTGCCCCCGAACTGATCAATGGTGACGCGTATGGCGACGGCTGGATCTTTCGACTCACCGGAGTGGCCGCGGGTGATCTGGCCGGGCTGATGGATGCCGATGCGTATAGCGCTCAACTGGCCGCTGAAGAGTAA
- a CDS encoding aminomethyl-transferring glycine dehydrogenase subunit GcvPA has translation MPFIPHTEDDIRQMLATIGVDDIAALFDEIPANLRCPPIDRVPLRRSEYEVGRLMSARAASDGQPLCFIGAGAYDHHIPAAVWEIVIRGEFYSAYTPYQAEASQGTLQLLYEYQSMMTALTAMDASNASLYDGASALAEAVLMAVRANRKSKSKRILIPGTVHPAYRATVRAIVGAQGIELVELPFDGATGRTDAAALAAHAGEDIAAVVVPQPNFFGVLEDVHGLTGWAHEQGALVIAVVNPVSLALLAPPGEWQGGGADIVCGEGQPLGIPLAGGGPYFGFLCCKQELVRQMPGRIIGRTVDVTGKPGYTLTLQAREQHIRRSKATSNICTNQGLMVTAATIHMALLGPQGLEGVAAACHDTTRRLVERLVTIQGVEPIFSGARFHEAALRLPKPAAGVIEALADAGIAGGYDLSRDYPELGDALLVCATELRTEQDIERFAHELTAVLSA, from the coding sequence ATGCCTTTCATCCCCCACACTGAAGACGACATCCGGCAGATGCTGGCGACCATCGGGGTCGATGACATCGCCGCACTGTTCGACGAGATTCCCGCCAATCTGCGTTGCCCACCCATCGATCGGGTGCCCCTGCGCCGCAGCGAATACGAAGTGGGCCGGTTGATGAGCGCGCGCGCTGCAAGTGACGGTCAACCACTCTGCTTCATCGGCGCCGGTGCCTACGATCACCACATTCCGGCGGCGGTGTGGGAGATCGTTATCCGTGGCGAGTTTTACTCGGCCTACACACCCTACCAGGCGGAGGCGAGTCAGGGCACGCTGCAGCTGCTCTACGAGTACCAGTCGATGATGACGGCGCTCACCGCCATGGATGCCTCCAACGCCTCGCTCTACGACGGCGCCTCGGCATTGGCGGAGGCGGTGCTGATGGCGGTGCGGGCCAACCGTAAATCGAAATCGAAGCGCATTCTGATACCGGGTACGGTCCACCCCGCGTACCGCGCCACGGTACGGGCAATCGTGGGTGCCCAGGGCATCGAACTGGTGGAGTTGCCGTTCGACGGTGCGACGGGGCGGACCGACGCTGCGGCCCTCGCCGCGCATGCGGGCGAGGACATCGCCGCAGTGGTGGTACCGCAGCCCAACTTCTTCGGCGTGTTGGAGGATGTGCACGGCCTGACGGGCTGGGCGCACGAACAGGGCGCCCTGGTCATCGCAGTGGTCAATCCCGTCTCCCTTGCGCTGCTGGCGCCGCCCGGGGAGTGGCAAGGCGGTGGCGCCGATATCGTCTGTGGCGAGGGACAGCCGCTGGGTATCCCGCTGGCTGGCGGCGGGCCCTACTTCGGGTTTCTGTGCTGCAAGCAGGAGCTGGTTCGGCAGATGCCAGGGCGCATCATCGGGCGTACGGTGGATGTTACCGGTAAACCCGGCTATACGCTGACGCTGCAGGCGCGCGAACAGCACATCAGGCGCTCGAAGGCGACATCGAACATCTGTACCAATCAAGGGTTGATGGTGACGGCGGCCACCATCCATATGGCGCTGCTCGGCCCACAGGGCCTGGAGGGTGTCGCTGCCGCCTGCCACGACACGACCCGGCGCTTGGTCGAGCGCCTGGTAACCATCCAGGGTGTCGAGCCGATCTTTTCCGGGGCCCGGTTCCATGAAGCCGCTTTGCGTCTGCCGAAACCGGCGGCTGGTGTTATCGAGGCGCTGGCGGATGCAGGAATCGCGGGTGGCTACGATCTTTCCCGCGACTACCCCGAGCTGGGTGATGCGCTGCTGGTGTGCGCCACCGAGCTGCGCACCGAGCAGGATATCGAGCGCTTTGCACACGAGCTCACAGCGGTGTTGTCGGCATGA
- a CDS encoding thiol peroxidase, producing MATVTRRGVPVNTNGELPAVGTTAPDFVLTRGDLSDVSLADFAGKKKVLSIVPSLDTPTCIASTHRFNEKAAGLDNAVVLVIAADLPFAQTRFCSAEGINNVVPLSLMRSRKFAKDYGVLMVDGPLQGITARAVVVLDENNKIVYTELVPEITQEPDYDAVLAALAN from the coding sequence ATGGCCACAGTGACCCGCCGGGGAGTACCCGTCAACACCAATGGCGAACTGCCGGCCGTCGGTACTACAGCGCCCGATTTTGTTCTGACGCGCGGCGATCTCAGCGACGTGTCGCTGGCTGATTTCGCCGGCAAAAAGAAGGTGCTCAGTATCGTGCCCAGCCTGGACACGCCGACGTGCATCGCCTCGACACACAGATTCAACGAGAAAGCGGCGGGTCTCGACAACGCCGTGGTGCTGGTGATCGCGGCTGATCTGCCCTTTGCCCAGACCCGCTTCTGCAGCGCCGAGGGAATCAATAACGTAGTGCCCCTGTCGCTGATGCGCTCGCGCAAATTTGCCAAGGATTATGGTGTGCTGATGGTCGATGGACCGCTGCAGGGCATCACGGCGCGTGCCGTGGTGGTGCTCGATGAGAACAATAAGATCGTCTACACCGAATTGGTCCCTGAAATCACCCAGGAACCCGACTACGATGCAGTGCTGGCCGCTCTCGC